GCAATTCATGTTTTTATTTTGGAACTCATATAGTAGTAAAAATACGCTTAAAGTAGGAGGAAAAATCATGGAATTTATTGATGTCCAAGTACGTTCACATAATGGTAGAAAAAACAGAATTGCTCTTCCAAGTAATCTGTATCATAAAGGAAAGGACATTAATAAATTACAAATAGGTCATGATGTCTATTCTTGCTCTTTTTTTATACACCCCCATTCTAGTAGTATTCATTTACCTCAGCACATGTTTGAAAGACTCCATATAAACAGTGGAGAAGAACTCCCTCTTCATTTTGCAGAAGACAAATTAATTCTACGTCCTCTCATTGGGATTTGGATGGCTGGTTTTAATTGGAAAGGTCTCATCTATCCAAAAAGAACAGCCTATGCCAAAGAACTATTACAAACAGGTGCAAAAATGGGATTTACTTGCTTTCTTTTTGGTTATCAACATATAGATTGGGAAACCAAAACTATTCGCGGCTTTCAATGGGAAAAGGAGGAATGGAAACAAAAATCTTTTCCTGTTCCGAATGTTATTTATAACCGTTTACCAAACAGGAAGGTGGAGCAGCATCCTTTCATAAAAGATGCCTATCAAAAAATATCTAAACATTCTACCATTTTTAATCCCTCTTTTTTTGACAAAGGTTATATTCATGAAATGCTAATGGAGGATCCAATATGCCATCCTTATATTCCAGAAACTATTCTCCATCCATCCCTACAAGGACTCAAAGCAATGATAGAGGAACATCCTTCCATCTATATTAAACCTAGAAACGGAAGTGTAGGAAAAGGTCTCATTCTATTAAAAAGAGATAGAATTAAAAATCACTACCAAGTGGATCGCTATCATAAAGGTAAAGTGGAAACTACTTACTACCCGACCCTAACTTATTGGTATGACCGTACATTCCCGAAAGGAGCACAGGGGTACTTAGCTCAACCCGATGTTCAATTACAAAAAAAGAAAGGATTTCCCGTCGATTTTAGAGTTCATACCAACAAAAATGATATAGGGGAATGGGAAGTTTCCCTTATTGCCTGTAAATTTGCAGGCAAAGGAAGTATAACTACACACGTGGAACATGGAGGAAAGGTATTTTCCTTGGAGGAAATCTTTACGGCCAAGGAAACTGATTGGTTAAAGCGAAGATTAACTCAAGTCTCTTTGCAAATGAGCAAAGTCATCGACAAGAATATAGAAGGAACTGTAGCAGAAATTGGTTTTGACCTTGGTATTGATGAGGAAGGAAGAATTTGGCTATTCGAAGCAAATTCGAAGCCAGGTGTTCACATATTTCAAACAGAGAACACCTTGAAGTTAAAACAAAATGCATTGCGGTTCCCATTTCTTTTTGCAGCATATCTCTTAACGAAAAATGAGTAGGATCCTTGCATGATGGCAGAAAAGTCTGTGAACAATAGGGATAAGGAGGTGTTTTCGATGGCAAAGCCTCATCCTAGAAAACAAAAAGATGTTCGAGAAGAAAAAGAAGTGGATGTTGACCGAATGATCAACGAGGGAATGGCTGGTGGCACAGTTAGTCATGAATATGGGCATGTGCATCTTGAACATGCAAGGGACTTACCCGATGAGCATGAACCATTTCCAACTACAGAGGAAAAAGAAGAATAAGAAAAGCGCAAGCGCCCTTCGAAACAAGAAAAGCACTTGTTTCTGCGAAGTAGCTCTATGTAGCTTTCCTTACTCGGGGCAAAAACTTCGAAGATTACTCGATGATGCTTTTTCTTTGGAGCTAGACAAGTTTTATACTTTATCTTGAAATAAAGCCCGGAATCACCCGGGCTTTTTATCTGCT
This genomic window from Bacillaceae bacterium S4-13-56 contains:
- a CDS encoding YheC/YheD family protein; protein product: MEFIDVQVRSHNGRKNRIALPSNLYHKGKDINKLQIGHDVYSCSFFIHPHSSSIHLPQHMFERLHINSGEELPLHFAEDKLILRPLIGIWMAGFNWKGLIYPKRTAYAKELLQTGAKMGFTCFLFGYQHIDWETKTIRGFQWEKEEWKQKSFPVPNVIYNRLPNRKVEQHPFIKDAYQKISKHSTIFNPSFFDKGYIHEMLMEDPICHPYIPETILHPSLQGLKAMIEEHPSIYIKPRNGSVGKGLILLKRDRIKNHYQVDRYHKGKVETTYYPTLTYWYDRTFPKGAQGYLAQPDVQLQKKKGFPVDFRVHTNKNDIGEWEVSLIACKFAGKGSITTHVEHGGKVFSLEEIFTAKETDWLKRRLTQVSLQMSKVIDKNIEGTVAEIGFDLGIDEEGRIWLFEANSKPGVHIFQTENTLKLKQNALRFPFLFAAYLLTKNE